The genomic DNA ACCTAGTTGTACATCTTGTCGTAAGGCAAAAGCTTGGTTAGAAGAACATGAGATTCCATATACAGAGCGCAACGTTTTCTCTGAACCATTGAGCATCGATGAAATCAAAGAAATCCTTCGCATGACTGAGGATGGTACGGATGAAATCATCTCGACTCGTTCTAAGACATTCCAAAAGCTGAACGTCGACCTGGAGACCCTTCCTCTACAAGAGTTGTTCGAACTGATCCAACAGAATCCGGGTCTCTTGAGACGCCCGATCATCCTGGACGAAAAGCGCCTGCAAGTGGGCTACAATGAAGATGAAATCAGACGTTTTCTTCCTAGGAAAGTTCGTACATTCCAACTCATGGAAGCTCAGCGTATGGTTAACTAACTCATATCCGCCCCGGTCAAATGGCCGGGTACCTTTTCTAAAAAAAGGGGGCCAGCTAACGAAGGTACGTTGCGTATCCTTTTCAGCTGGTCCCCTTTCACATTGGACGAGTTTTATCACTTGAATTTTCTGCAAATATCCGCTAAACTGGCAAAAACACTTGTTAATCAGCAGGATATGTGAAGTAAAATGGGTGCTAAATGTATTCCCATTTCAGTGGAATCAACATAAAATAGAAGTACAAGGTACAAACTAACCTAACTGTTTCTTCTATCTTCACCAGCAATCGAGCTGCAAGGCTCGGAGGGTGCAGTCCCTTCACTAACTTCATGCAAGAAGGGAGAGGTGTCAAATGGAAATCGAACGCATTAACGAAAATACAGTCAAGTTTTATATATCTTATGGGGATATCGAAGATCGCGGTTTTGACAGGGAAGAAATCTGGTATAACCGTGAGAGGAGCGAGGAGCTATTCTGGGAGATGATGGATGAAGTCCATCAGGAAGAAGACTTCGGAATCGAAGGACCTCTCTGGATCCAGGTTCAGGCACTCGATAAAGGCCTTGAAATCCTCGTGACCCGTGCTCAGGTCTCCAAGGATGGTCAACGTTTTGAACTGCCGATCCCTGAAGAAAAGCTGAAGGATCTGCCGGTTGATGAACGGATCGAAGAACTGCTCGATCAGCATTTCCAAATCAAGCAGGATCCCGAAGGAGAAGGGGACGCTTCACTCGACTTCACTCTAACGTTCCGTGATTTCGAAGATGCCATCTCGCTTGCCCACCGGATGAAAGACCAACCGCTGGAGCAAATGGCCACAAAGCTATTGGCTTATGAGAATAAATATTACCTGTACATCAAGTTTTCCGAAGAACATTTTACGGAAGAGGAAATGGAGAATACCCTCAGCATGCTTCTCGAATATGCCGATGAATCACGGATGACGGTCCATCGCCTTGAGGAATATGGCACAGTGGTCATGGCTGAAGATGTATTCGGTACGATACGTACACATTTTGCATAATGCCCAATACCGGTTTCTGATGAAATCGGTATTTCTTTATTTTAAGAATCCATCCTGAAAGGTGTTCACGAGTATGAAAAATACGGTACGTGTACTCTTATTCCTCCTGGTGCTTGTGATCAGTTACCTGCTCTACTTTGATCAGTATTTACACGGTATAGTCAAATATGTCAGCTTGTTGTTCACCTTCTCCGTCATCTTGATCGGATTTTTGATCTTCTTTGAAAACCGTCACCCGACACAGACGTTGACATGGCTTGTGGTCCTTGGCGCATTCCCGTTCCTAGGCTTCATCTTTTATCTGTTGTTCGGCAGGAACTTCCGAAAGGAACGGATGTTCAAGAAAAAATACATATTGGATAAACAAACCTATCTGCGCTACGAACCCGGTCCGTTGGAAATGGATCGAGATCTGTTTCAGGACAAGTATTTTCGTCTTGCCAGGCGAATCGGGAATAGCTCGATCTCTTTTTCTTCCTCGACGAAGGTGCTGACCAATGGTGATGAAACGTTCCGGGAGATTTTGGACTGGCTGAAGACGGCGAAGCATCATATCCATCTTGAATACTATATTGTCCGTCATGATGACATCGGCTCTCAGATCAAGGAGGTCCTCATCCAAAAAGCCAGCGAAGGGGTGAAGATCCGCTTCTTATATGACGCTGTGGGCTCATGGCAGCTATCCAGGAAATATATCACCGAATTGAAGGAAGCGGGAGTCGAGATGGTTCCATTCGGCCCAGTTAAAATACCCATCCTGAACAATAAGTTCAATTTCCGCAATCATCGCAAGATCATTGTCATCGATGGTTCCATCGGCTTTGTCGGCGGGTTGAATATAGGGGATGAGTATCTCGGGAAGAACCCATCCTTTGGATTTTGGAGGGATACCCACCTTATGGTCAAAGGGGATGCCGTCAGGACCTTGCAGCTTATCTTCCTCCAGGACTGGTACTATATGACGAGTGACGATTTCATCACGCCGGGCTATCTGACTCCAGATCCTGGCGAGGGGGATGGAGGCGTGCAGATGATTGCAGGGGGACCTGACAATGAAGTCAGCGTGCTGAAAAACCTGTTTTTCTCTATGATCACATCTGCTCAAAAGAGTGTGTGGGTTGCGTCACCCTATTTCATACCGGATGAAGATATTTTCTCAGCCCTGAAGATTGCCGCCCTCAGTGGAGTGGACGTGAGGCTCCTTGTACCCCATAAGCCTGATAAAAGAATTGTCTTCCATGCTTCCCGTTCCTACTTCCCCGACCTCCTTGAAGCAGGCGTCAGGATCTATGAATATCAAAAGGGTTTCATGCACAGCAAAATCATCATCGTGGATGGAGAGCTTGCATCGATCGGCACGTCCAACATGGACATGAGGAGCTTCCATTTGAATTTTGAGGTCAACGCCTTCCTATACAAAACGGAAAGCACCCTTGATCTTATGACTGAATATGAGCATGATCTGGAGCATGCCGAAGAGCTGTCACTTGATACATTCCAAAAGCGTCACCTCGGCTACCGGTTCCTTGAATCGACATCTCGTCTGCTATCGCCGTTACTATGAACTTTCCCTGAAAATCCGGGGAAGTTTTTTTGTGGGAAGAAAGGAGATCGGAGTGTGTTCGTAGAATGAGTGGGGAGGAGGTGTTCCATGCTGACTGCTCATGTCAACAACCGTTTATTCACCGCGTTCCATCATTCGAGAGAAGAACTCTTGAAGCTTCGTTCATCCGCCCCCGCCATCACTTGTCCCCACTGTTGTAAACCATTGCTCCTCAAGGTCGGGAGCAAGACCATCCCCCATTTTGCCCACCAGATCAAACAGGACTGCCCCGCCACCCAAAAAGGCGAATCCACTCTTCACCACTCCGGAAAGAAAATCCTCTACGATCGGTTCCACAGCCTGTTCAAAGATGTGAAAGTTGAGTACTTTTTAAAGGAAATCAATCAGATTGCCGATGTGTTCATCACTTCGGGGACCGCAAGAATGGCAGTCGAGGTCCAGTGCTCGACCCTCTCTGCAGCAGAACTGAAGAAGCGGACAGAGGGGTACCGGTCTCTCGGCATCCAAGTGATCTGGCTGCTAACGGAAGGAGCCCCCAGACCGAGCGGGGCACTCAGGCTTTCTTCGTTCCAGCAAGCTTTCCTGCGCCATGCAGAACCCCTTGGCTTATTCCTTCTTCTTTTCCTCCCTGATCAACTGGAATTCCATCTCTACCAAAATCTCATCCCCCTTTCTGCGAATACCTTCCATGCTTCCAGGCCTCACAAGATTCCCGTAAGTACATTCACCATACCCATGACCATCGGACAAGCACCTGTAAGGACGTTTCCCTACGGGGTTTGGGACCGCTCAAGGACTAGTTGGATCCAACGCATCCTCAGGTACTCAACCGAGCAAGCTTTTAAGCGGGAAGTATACCAATCAGGGGATATTCTATTGTACCTCCCGCAATGGGTAGGTCTATCCCCTCACCACCGGATCGAAACGCATCCTGTCATCTGGCAGTATTACCTTTGGAGTGATACGTTGAAGAAAGGGGACACAGGACTCGACACGATCATCTCTGCCCTGGCTGTGAGAGTAGAGAGCGGTGACGTGAGGGTCAGGGACCTTCCCCTTGTGGACCAAGATGGCTGTCCTTTAGAGGAAGCCGTCAACTGGTACTTATCCTTACTGGAGAAGCTCGGAATCGTCACAGTGGAAGAAGGAATGTGCAGACTTCTTCAAGAGTGGGAATGCCCGGAGACGTTCGATTTCTATATGCGTCACCGTACGGATTTTTCAGCACGATTAGGCATATAGTATAGTGAGACCGATTAGTTGCAGGAATACGTTTGTTGAGAGAGAATAGTACTATTAAGGAAAAATTGCAAAAAATGAGGATGGAGGATCACTATGTCTAATGAAACAGCTGTAAAACGCCTGCCCAACCGCAGCGAGGTAAAGCAGGAGCTAACATGGAGGCTCGAAGATATCTTCCCGAGTGACGAAGCCTGGGAGAAGGAATACAAAGAGATCCAGGAGCTCTCAAGCAGGGCAGGGGAGTTCAAAGGGACGCTCGGCAACGGAGCAGATGAACTATATGCCGCTTTTGCCTTCCAGGATGAGATCCTTGAGCGGATGGGGAAGGTTTATACATACTCACATATGCGCTATGACCAGGATACCACCAACTCCCATTATCAAGGGATGGACGATCGGGCGAAAAGCCTTTATACAAAACTCGGAAGCGCATTTGCCTATCTGGTTCCGGAGGTTCTTTCTGTCGATGAGGAAAAGATTGCATCGTTCCTTGAAGAAAAACCTGAATTGAAGGTTTATGCCCATGCCCTTGAAGAGATCAACCTTCAACGTCCCCATATTCTGACTGAGAAGGAAGAGTCCCTCCTGGCTCAGGCCTCCGAAGTGTTCAGTTCATCGAGCAACACATTCGGAATGCTGAATAATGCCGATCTTGAGTTCCCCAGTATAAAAGACGAAAACGGGGAAGTGACGGAAATCACTCACGGGCGTTTCATCCGTTTCATGGAGAGCAGCAATCGTTCAGTCAGGAAAGAAGCGTTTGAAAAAGTCTATGAGACGTACGGAAAGTTCCGCAACACATTCGCTTCAACCCTGAGCGGTACCGTGAAGAAAGATAATTTCTCTGCAAAGGTTCGGAACTATGATTCAGCACGTCATGCAGCCCTTTCAAACAACAATATCCCTGAACAGGTGTATGATAACCTGGTCGAGACCGTCAACAATAATCTGCACCTCCTCCAGCGATACGTGAAGCTGCGCAAAAAGGTCCTTGAGCTCGATGAAGTCCATATGTATGACCTGTACACGCCACTGGTGAAGGAAGTCAAAATGGAAGTCGGGTATGATGAAGCCAAAAAGATGATTCTTGATGGACTCAAGCCCCTTGGTGAAGAATATGCAAATGTCCTGAAGGAAGGGTTTGAAAACCGCTGGGTGGATGTTGTGGAGAACAAAGGGAAGAGGAGCGGAGCCTATTCATCGGGTGCATACGGGACGAATCCGTATATCCTCATGAACTGGCAGGATAATGTCAATAATCTATTCACCCTTGCCCATGAGTTCGGGCACAGTGTCCACAGCTATTACACCAGAAGTGCCCAGCCATATACGTATGGAAATTATTCCATCTTCGTGGCTGAGGTGGCATCGACGTGCAATGAAGCACTCCTGAATGACTATTTGTTGAAAACGATCGACGATGAGAAAAAGCGTCTGTATCTCTTGAACCATTATCTTGAAGGATTCAGGGGAACGGTCTTCCGTCAAACCATGTTTGCCGAATTCGAGCATCATATCCATAAAAAAGCCCAGGAAGGCGTTGCTTTGACGTCGGAATACCTGACGAAGGAATATTATGAGCTGAACAAAAAGTATTTCGGAGATGAAATCGTCATCGATGAGGAGATCGGGCTTGAGTGGGCCAGGATTCCTCACTTCTATTACAATTACTACGTTTATCAGTACGCCACAGGCTTCTCGGCTGCTACAGCCCTCAGTCATCAGATCCTCGAAGAAGGCGGGCCGGCTGTCGAACGGTATATCGAGTTCTTGAAAGCAGGAAGTTCCGATTATCCGATCGAAGTGCTCAAAAAGGCAGGAGTCGATATGACGACTTCCTCGCCAGTTGAGGAAGCATGCAAGGTCTTTGAAGAAAAGCTCAATGAAATGGAAACCCTTCTCGAGAAACTCCAATAGGTAAATAAGAAGACGCCCGCTTGGTTAAGCGGGCGTCTTTGAATCCAGGCAGAATCATCGTTGAAAACCTTTGAACCGATGGCGTGTGAAAAGGGAATGGATGAAGATCAGCACGCATACGAACAGGATCGGGGAAGTGACATAAAGCGGGATCAGTTTCATGAGACCGAATAGATTGAGGATGAAGCTGATTCCGATCAGTATGAGGAGGATCAACTGTTTCACCATGAGAGCGTCTCCTTTGGCAGCCGTTTTCTACTATGTATATGTGCCGGTACCGCTTCTCATTCAATGGAATATGACAATATTGTGAAATACCATACAAACTCTTGTCATGCCGAGCCAGCTCATGGTATATTATCAGTGTGAAGTTGATCACAAGCAAACATATACCCCTTTGTTTGACCGTGAAAAATTTCTCCCATCCCCTTTGTTCGTATTTGAAAAGCCGATGTTGGCGACAACATCGGCTTTTCCATTTGTTCAATTATTATTATATCGGGATAATTAACTACCCGATATACCTCCAGAATGTCCCGTGCTTTGCGGGGATTTTCTTCACCTTCTGCTGAAGGGCCCACTTTTTCATTTCTTTCTCCACTTCTTCAACCGATAAATCGTATACAACGGCAATTTCCATCGTCCCGACCAGGCGGTAATGCTTCATGAAAACATCAAGTGAGGGAAGCGTCTGTTTTTCAGGTTTCTCTGCAAGCATTTCTTCAATGATGTGTACGTAAACGTCATACGGATACATACCTGCGATCTTCAAACCTTCGTCTTCGATGTTCTCATTGAAGAATACAAGGGTAGGGATTTCTTCGACTTCCATCTCGGATGTGATCTTAACATCACACTTAAAAGCTTTCGCTGCAGAATCGGAGTGGATATCGTTCATGAATTCATTTAAGTCCAGCTTGGCAGCCTTGGCGCATTCCTTTAATACATCGATAGAGGATACGTCCCTTTTCTCCAGGAATAATCGTTCCTGAAGGCATCGAAGGAAGCGGATGCCCTGATGTTTACCCTGAAGCTCGGCTGCCTTGATGGCAAACGATACGACATAGGGTGAATCAATGGGATTTTCTTTCCATAGGCTCCCGTCGCAAGACATTCCGGACCTGCTGGCCGTCTTATCCCAGTGCTGGGCGAGATCCGCCTGTTTCCTTCTTGTCGCGATATTCAGGGAGGAAAGCTGCCCGCTCAGGATGTAGCGGATGCGGAAGTATTGACCGTATTCGATATGAAGCTTTTTCATGATGGGTTCCAAGGCCCAGCATTCCGGACAGAGAGGGTCGACAAACATATAGATCTCCAGGGGCTTCTTATCGGCGCTGCATCCTTTCAGTGGATGCCAGTTCACGCTAGTCAATGTCACTCTGCTCCCGTTCATCGGTATTCACCATATGGTGGGCGGTGAGCGCAAGGCGATGGAAGAAATCGTCGCGTACAGGACCCTCTAACTGTACGTCGTCCATGGCTTCATGCATGCAGCCGAGCCATGCCTTCGCACGTGACTCGGTAATCGGGAAAGGAAGATGTCTCGCACGGAGCATCGGATGCCCGTGTTCTTCCGTATAGACCGGTGGCCCCCCCAGATATTGTGTCAGGAATTGTTTTTGTTTGCGTGCTGTTTCGGTCAAATCATCCGGGAACAGGTTGGACAGCTCCGGATGTCGGGCTACTCTATGATAAAACGCTTCTACGAGCATGGAGAGTTTCTTTTCGCCGATTAGATTATAGGGCATGTTAGGTTTCTCGACCATAAGAATGACTCCTTTTTTACTAAGTTTGTAAGTTCATTCTAGCAAGCCTGCCGTGTTAGTACAAACAAATCGGCTTGCCCTCCAACCATAGTGTGACCGCAATGGGGGAAACGTATGAAAGGGGGAGCCCATGAAATAAAAAGAAGCCGGCCTTGAGGGCCGGCTCATGCGTAATAAGAATCCATGATCTTTCTCACATAGTTCTGGGTTTCCTGAAATGGGGGAACGCCACTGTACTTATCTACATTACCCGGTCCTGCATTGTAAGCGGCAAGGGCAAGCTTCATATCCCCATCGTATTTCACCAGCATCTGCTTCAGGTACTTCGCGCCGGCAAAGACGTTCTGTTCAGGGTCATAGATGTCAGTGACCCCGAGGCCGCGGGCGGTTCCAGGCATGAGTTGCATCAATCCTGCGGCACCTGCGTGACTGGTGGCTTCAGGGTTGTAACCAGACTCCTGCTTCACGACGGAGTGGACCAACTTAGCTGGTATCCCGTAGCGTTCGGCAGCCCTGCTGATGATGGAGTCGAAGCCTGTCCCAGGTGCTTGGTTTACATCACGTTCCTGTGAATGGGGAAGCGACGGGGAATTTGGCATCTGCGGCATGGCATCGAGGAGGTTCTGTATACTTCCCAATGTGTCGTTGCCGGTTGTCTGAAGTGCCGAGTCTAGTATGGTTTGGAACGAATTCGTGCCTTCACTTGATGATGAGGCGATGGAACCGAGGTTTCCCAGTGCCTGAAGCTCCATCATCGCTTTTACTTGTTGGATGTTCATGTATCGGATCTCCTTGCTCTGATTAGTGTGCGTATATAATTACTATCGGAAAGATTCCTCTACTGTGAAGATTTTTCCTGTTGCTTTTTCTTCAATTCTTCATAAAAGCGCCTGACTTTGTTCTTGGTCGGGCGAACCGGAATCTGGAATGTCTCAAGAAGCTCGAGGAAGGTGGCTTCTCCTTCAATCCTGCCTGCTGCTTCATACTCCAGTTCATAGTCTTCTTTGTCCAGATACTCGCTCTGGTCCAGCACCAGGAGCCCGCCTTTGAAGTGTTGCTCGGAACGCTTTGTATGCAGCGTACCGAAGTGTTGTAGGGCGGCTGGATCGATATTCAGCCCGAGGATGGTATCCCGTACTTCACCCTCAGGGAATCTTCTGTCCTTAAGAAGAGAAGCGGCTTCCTCTTCACTTAGGGGCTGGTTGGTTTCGAGAAGGTCTTCGCCGTGGGGGGTCTTCAGGGTCAGCGTATGATGTCCGGACTTGGACCGGATCCTAAGGGCTGATCGGGTTTCCTTCAGTTTGAAATCTTCGGTATCGAAGTAGTGGTTGGTCTGGAGCAGAAAATCCGCTTCTTTCACATTGAGCGCAGAAGAGAGCTTCGCAAACTCGTCGATTGTTAGGATGTTTTTGAATTCGATTTCGATTTCTTTTGGCATGAGGGTCTTCCTTTCTACTGTCGGTCATTGCTTCATTATCTCATTGACGAATAGGGAACTTCAATGTTTAGATGAATTCATGAAATGTGGTAGAATAATACTGATTGTTTTATGGAAGGAATGAGAGTTGAATGAGGAAAGTAATCCAGTTTCACAAGACAAGCGTTGAAAACGGTGTCCTGATCCTGCACACAGAACAGGACGATCTCCTGTCAGGAATCCAGGCCGCCGGTCAGATCATAGCAGATTCTGATCGATTCGCTTTTGTATACCTCGCAGAAAACGAGGAGGAGTATGTGTATTTGTACCTGGAAGAACCGATGTGGCAGGATCTGAAGAGCGCACTGGAAAAAGGCATGCCGGTCATGGCACGCGGAACGGAACGCACCCTCGAGCTTCATCAGTTCCAGGAAGAACTTCAGTACCTGGTCGAGAATATCCAGGGGAACGGAAACTACGGTGATGAAATGGTCGCAAAGGTGGAAGCGGTATTTTTCCACTGATCAATTGAGCACTGATCAATAAGGCACTAACAGCCGACCTTACCAGGAGGTGATGGAATGAACCATTGGGAACAGTTTTTAGCTCCGTATAAACAGGCGGTTGACGAATTGAAGGTAAAGCTGAAAGGGATGCGGGGAGAGTATGAAAAATACAGCATCCATTCGCCCATTGAGTTTGTCACGGGCAGGGTGAAGCCGATTGCCAGCATCCTGGATAAAGCGAACAAAAAAGGAATCAGGCTCTCTGCGATCCAGCAGGAGATGCAGGATATTGCCGGACTGAGGATGATGTGCCAGTTCGTTGAAGATATCCATGTGGTAGTGGAGAAGCTCCGTGCAAGGAAGGACTTTACCATCATCGAGGAACGTGACTACGTGACCCATAAAAAGCCGAGCGGCTACCGCTCCTATCACATCGTCATCGATTACCCGGTGCAGACCATTCACGGGGAAGTGAATATCCTGGCGGAAATCCAGATCAGGACCCTGTCCATGAACTTCTGGGCAACAATCGAGCACTCATTGAACTATAAGTATAGCGGCCAGATCCCGGAAGAAATCAGACATAGGCTGCAAGGTGCTGCAGAAGCTGCTTTCCGCCTTGATGAAGAGATGAGCCTCATCAGGGAAGAGATACAGGAAGCACAGGTCATTTTTACGAACAAAACGGAAAAGGACCAGCGAGGGAGACCCAGCGGGACTTGAAAGGGGTATGAGTATGAAGTTCGCGATCACGTCAAAAGGTGATTCCAAATCCAATACGTTGATGCATAAAATGAGAACCTATCTTCAAGATTTCAATCTTACATATGATGAAGACCAACCCGACATCGTCATCTCCGTCGGTGGTGACGGCACCCTCCTCTACGCCTTTCACCGCTATCGTTCGAGACTTGATAAGACGGCTTTCGTCGGTGTGCATACCGGACACTTGGGCTTTTACGCCGATTGGGTGCCTGAGGAGATCGAAAAGCTTGTCATCGCCATTGCAAAGACTCCGTATCAAGTGATTGAGTACCCTCTACTCGAGACGATCATCCGCTATCAGCACGGTGGGAAGGAAACGAGGTATCTTGCCCTCAATGAATCCACCGTCAAAAGTGTCGAAGGGACTCTTGTCATGGATGTAGAAATCCGCGGTCAGCACTTTGAACGCTTTCGCGGGGACGGGCTGTGCCTTTCCACGCCTTCCGGAAGTACGGCCTACAACAAAGCCCTTGGCGGCGCCATCATCCATCCGTCAATCCCTGCGATTCAGTTCGCTGAAATGGCGTCCATCAACAATCGCGTCTTCAGGACGATCGGTTCGCCGCTCATCCTCCCGGCCCATCATACATGCATGCTGAAGCCGGTTAACGGACCAGACTTCCTCGTCACGATCGATCACTTATCCCTGCTTCACAAAGATGTGAAGAGCATTCAGTATCGCGTGGCCGATGAGAAGATCCGGTTTGCGCGCTTCAGGCCGTTCCCGTTCTGGAAACGGGTGCATGACTCCTTTGTGTCGGACTGACGGATCAAGATCATGAAACGATATGAAATGAGCTGGGTCATCGGGGAGGAGGACGAGGGGCGGCTCATGAAAGATTTCCTGAAGGATCATGAAATTTCCAAGCGCACCTTGACGGCGGTCAAATTCGAAGGCGGAGAGCTTAGCGTCAATGGAAGGCGGGAGGATGTGCGTTTTCGCTTACACACAGGTGACTGCCTCCGCGTCATCTTCCCGGTTGAAGACAGCTCCATCCTCCCGGAGCCCGTCCCATTGGAAGTCCTGTATGAAGATGATGACGTTCTCGTGGTTCACAAACCTTCGGGAATGAAGACCATCCCTTCGACCGATCAAGCAGGTGGAACATTGGCGAATGCGATCAGGTTCCATTACATGGACACTGGCGTCGCATCCACTGTCCATATCGTCACAAGGCTTGATAAAGATACTTCGGGGATCGTGCTGGTGGCAAAGCACCGACATATTCACCATCTCTTCACGCTGAGTCAGAAGCAGGGGAACGTTAGCAGGGAGTATGAAGCCATTGCTCACGGGGTGTTTACAGATACAGAAGGGGTCATCGAAGCTCCCATCGGAAGGAAAGAGACCAGCATCATCGAACGGATGGTCCGCGAAGACGGCCGCCATGCCAAAACCCGATACCGGGTCGAGAAGCAGTACGGAGCCTATGCCTATTTGAGACTGCAGCTCGAGACCGGGAGGACCCATCAGATCAGGGTGCATCTATCCCATATCGGGCACCCTCTGGAAGGGGACGATCTTTACGGCGGCTCGCTTGATCGTATAAAGAGGCAGGCACTCCATTGCAGCCGCCTTACCTTTTTTCATCCGGTGAAACAACGCGAGCTGACCTTTCACTGTCCGCTGCCTCAAGATATGAGTCGGTTGGTGGATCAAGGTTCATAATAAGAGCGAGAGCCCCGTGGCCCTCGCTCTTTTTTAGTAACATGTGAATTTTGTCGGGATCGATGGCATCGTGGAAGGCACACTGACCGTCTCGAGTTCCGGGTAGCGGAACGCGGTGAGGCGTCCACCAAAGACCGCACCGGTGTCGATATTGACTGTGCGATGGATCATTCTTGGCTCTGGGACGGGTGTATGACCATAAACAATCCAGGCATCACCATGATAGTCCCTGGCCCAGTCCCTCCTGACGGGAGTCCCGTCGGGATTCCGTTCCCCGGTGATGTCTCCGTACAGAACGAAGGTCCTGATTTTTTTATTTTTCCTCCCGATCCATTCCTCCTTCATCCCTGCGTGGGCAAGGATCAGTCTCCCTCCATCTAGTACATCGTAGAGAGGGGCGTCTTCGTACAAGGCCAGGAATTTCTTCTTGATCGCTTCCTGCTTCGAAGGTGAGGAGGATGCCCACTCTGCGACCGTTGTCTCCAGCCCATGCCGTATCTGAACGTCATGACCGAGGAAATAGCGGTACAATTTATCGCAGTGGTTCCCGGGTACATACCTTGCTTTCCCCTGTGAGCAGAGAGCAGCCACAAGGTCGATGGTGTCGAGTGATCGCGGCCCCCTGTCGGTAAGGTCCCCGATGAAGGCGAGCTGTCGTTCCGGATGAACAGGGATTTCGCCTGCCCAAGTGTATCCAAGTTTTTCAATCAGTGTTGTCAATTCCTCATAGCACCCGTGTATATCCCCGATGATATCCAGTTTCATGTCAGTCAGCTCCTTTTTGCTTTTCTTTTTATTGAAATTATGCCATATTAATGGTTCAGTGTTTCACATATACGATCGGACCGCAGGATTTCAAGAAAAAGGATGTCATTTTGAAGGCGACAAGAACTGAAGGATTTGCTAGTATTAATACGATAAAGATACATGTGATAGGAAGAAGGTGTGTTCAATGACTGATACCACACAAGATCAGGAAAGAGACAAAGACAAACAAAATGATAGGGAAATGTTCGATGAAGAACTTCTGATCAGGGCGCTTGAAGAGGAGAATATGGATCTCTTCCGTTCGGAGTTCATTGAACTGCACTCGTATGATCAGGCGACATTCTTTGCACGGGTGGAGGAGGGATTGAGGGCCCGCCTCTATCACTACCTATCCCCTGAGGAAATGGCAGAGCTATTCGAAAGTCTTGATATCGAAGAAGAAGATTATCAGGATATCCTTGCCGAAATGAATCCTTCTTATGCAGCTGAAATGCTCTCCCATATGTATACGGATGATGCGGTCGATGTATTGAACGAGCTGGATAAGGAACAGGTGGTCAGCTATTTGACCATCATGGATGATGAATCGGCGAAAGAAATCAAAGAACTCCTGCACTATGAAGAATACACCGCCGGTAGTATCATGACCACGGAATTCGTAGCCATCAGCAAAAATCAGACGGTGCGGTCAGCCATGTATATCTTGAAGAACGAAGCGCCGAACGCGGAGACCATCTACTATATCTATGTCATTGACGACGATAAAAAGCTCGTAGGGGTCATTTCCCTCCGTGACCTTATCATCAGTCACGATGATGTGATGATCTCAGAGATCATGAGCGAACGTGTCATGTCTGTAGGCGTCAGTGAAGACCAAGAGGCAGTAGCAAGACAAATGAAGGATTACGAT from Rossellomorea marisflavi includes the following:
- the prpE gene encoding bis(5'-nucleosyl)-tetraphosphatase PrpE, which produces MKLDIIGDIHGCYEELTTLIEKLGYTWAGEIPVHPERQLAFIGDLTDRGPRSLDTIDLVAALCSQGKARYVPGNHCDKLYRYFLGHDVQIRHGLETTVAEWASSSPSKQEAIKKKFLALYEDAPLYDVLDGGRLILAHAGMKEEWIGRKNKKIRTFVLYGDITGERNPDGTPVRRDWARDYHGDAWIVYGHTPVPEPRMIHRTVNIDTGAVFGGRLTAFRYPELETVSVPSTMPSIPTKFTCY